The Scyliorhinus canicula chromosome 13, sScyCan1.1, whole genome shotgun sequence genome contains a region encoding:
- the LOC119976454 gene encoding butyrophilin subfamily 3 member A2-like, with protein sequence MVILLRSHKMEGTDLIVLLLFVIPFSIYGRFTVTGPDHPVVAIVGEDVLLYCQLIPESFVSNMVVQWFKSDFGLPVHVYRNGKDDTVAQHKDYRGRTEMYKEEVAKGNVSLRIKNTRVFDEGKYTCIVDDEKDIEESSVELKVGALGREHWIYVDGYRENRIQLVCESNGWFPKPQILWTHGAGQNLAAPSEMSYHIDAKGLVNVQSSVAVSKDSINRFKCLIQNNLLKKEEEAAIQIAGDFFPNVSGWLVFLSVVLCFLIVALIAGIIWVVKQLKNIKELQLDKAIKQFGKGLTLKYLSHEVSLHQVKLGKELPPSLSDKSLINQYPPILNITWKKHSGSGMFSGMFNITSGSVGPLTDLLTQNCQDNFESTFSVHEKCGQWKSVSESDWKNISICAGVETN encoded by the exons ATGGTTATTCTGCTAAGATCTCACAAGATGGAAGGAACTGATCTTATCGTGCTTTTACTGTTTGTGATTCCGTTCTCTATATATG GTAGATTCACAGTTACTGGACCAGATCATCCTGTTGTCGCTATTGTGGGTGAAGATGTCCTATTGTATTGTCAGCTTATACCAGAAAGCTTCGTCAGCaatatggtggtgcaatggttcaAATCGGATTTTGGTTTACCAGTACACGTGTATAGGAACGGAAAAGATGACACTGTTGCTCAACACAAGGATTACAGAGGAAGGACTGAAATGTATAAAGAAGAAGTGGCCAAAGGAAATGTTTCTCTTCGAATAAAGAACACAAGAGTGTTTGATGAGGGGAAATACACATGTATAGTTGATGATGAAAAAGATATTGAAGAAAGTTCGGTTGAGCTGAAAGTTGGAG CTTTAGGACGTGAGCATTGGATCTACGTAGATGGATACCGTGAAAACAGGATTCAGCTTGTATGTGAATCTAATGGATGGTTCCCCAAGCCACAGATATTGTGGACTCATGGAGCTGGACAGAACTTAGCAGCACCATCTGAAATGAGTTACCACATAGACGCAAAAGGTCTTGTAAACGTCCAGAGCTCTGTTGCTGTATCAAAAGATTCAATAAACAGGTTCAAGTGCCTCATACAGAACAATCTGTTAAAAAAAGAAGAGGAAGCAGCAATTCAGATAGCAG GTGATTTCTTCCCGAACGTCTCAGGCTGGCTGGTGTTTTTATCGGTGGTCCTCTGTTTTCTAATAGTAGCTTTAATTGCTGGAATCATTTGGGTTGTGAAacaacttaaaaacatcaaag AACTCCAACTTGACAAGGCTATTAAACAATTTGGTAAGGGTTTAACATTGAAATATTT ATCCCATGAAGTCTCTTTGCATCAAGTCAAACTTGGGAAGGAATTACCTCCCTCCCTCAGTGATAAATCACTGATAAATCAATACCCACCCATATTGAACattacttggaagaagcactcaGGCTCTGGAATGTTCTCTGGAATGTTCAACATCACAAGTGGCTCAGTAGGACCACTAACAGATTTACTGACTCAAAACTGTCAGGACAATTTTGAGTCCACCTTTTCTGTCCATGAGAAATGCG